The Candidatus Aminicenantes bacterium genomic interval GGGGTCGGCCTTTTCGGCGCGCTTGATCAGGACCAGGTCGCCGTCTTGGATATAGGCGTCCTTCATGCTCTGGCCCTGGACGCGGAAGGCGACGATGTCGCCTCCCTTTTCGGCCAGCCACTCGGGCAGGACCACCTCGTCGCCCAGGCTTTCGAACATCTCCAGGGGGGAGCCGGCAGGGACCATGCCCACCAGCGGGACGGCAAGGCGCCCGTCCCCCGGCGGCAACGCGCCGGGGGGGGCAGCCGCCAGATCCCAGGAGCGGCCGAGCCGGCGCAGCGCCCCGCCCCGGCGCAGGCGGTCGAGGTAGGCCTGGACGGTCGCCGGCGAGGAAAGGCCGGCCGCGGCGGCTATCTCGCGCACGGTCGGGAAATAGCCGTTGCGGCGGCTGAAGTCCCTGATCTTGTCCAAAACGAGCTTTTGTTTTTTGGTCAGCATTTGTTCGCCTCTTGTTCGCCTTTTCAATAATAGTATGATCCCGCCCATTTGTCAACAAAGAACTTGCAGAACTCGGCATAAGGTGTAAGGCGCAAGGCGTAGGGAAGAAAACTAGTATATTTTCAGCTACCCCCTTACGCCAATCCCGTTAAGTTGCCGCTACCTTACACCTTCCGCCCTATACCATACGCCGGGCTACTGAACTTTCAGGCCCGATTTTACGTTTATAGCATCTGAAGGGCATGGTCCC includes:
- the lexA gene encoding transcriptional repressor LexA produces the protein MLTKKQKLVLDKIRDFSRRNGYFPTVREIAAAAGLSSPATVQAYLDRLRRGGALRRLGRSWDLAAAPPGALPPGDGRLAVPLVGMVPAGSPLEMFESLGDEVVLPEWLAEKGGDIVAFRVQGQSMKDAYIQDGDLVLIKRAEKADPGQMVVARLGDGSITLKRLKRDRDAYVLAPENPDYAPITTPFQLVGKVVGVLRRYR